The Coccidioides posadasii str. Silveira chromosome 3, complete sequence genome contains a region encoding:
- the MET3 gene encoding Sulfate adenylyltransferase (BUSCO:196841at4751~EggNog:ENOG410PFXE~COG:P~BUSCO:3732at33183), protein MANPPHGGILKDLLARDAPRHAELEAEAETLPALLLTERHLCDLELILNGGFSPLEGFMNEKDYNGVVENVRLADGNLFSIPITLDASKETIDGLGLQPGSRVTLRDFRDDRNLAILTIDDIYQPDKQKEAKEVFGGDPEHPAVKYLYDQTNEYYIGGKVEAVNKLNHYDYVGLRFTPAELRLHFDKLGWTRVVAFQTRNPMHRAHRELTVRAARARQANVLIHPVVGLTKPGDIDHFTRVRVYEALLPRYPNGMAVLGLLPLAMRMGGPREAIWHAIIRKNHGATHFIVGRDHAGPGKNSKGEEFYGPYDAQHAVEKYRHELGIEVVEFQQLTYLPDTDEYKPRDEIPAGVKTLDISGTELRKRLRLGTHIPEWFSYPEVVKVLRESNPPRSKQGFTVFLTGYQNSGKAAIARALQVTLNQQGGRSVSLLLGDTVRHELSAELGFSREDRHKNIQRIAFVAAELTKAGAAVIAAPIAPYEESRQQARETISSAGTFFLVHVATSLEYAEKTDKRGVYARARRGEIKGFTGVDDPYETPQKPDITVDIEKQTVRSAVHEIILLLESQGFLEKA, encoded by the exons ATGGCCAATCCACCACACGGCGGTATCCTTAAGGACCTCCTCGCTAGAGATGCACCGAGACACGCTGAGCTCGAGGCCGAGGCCGAAACCTTGCCCGCTCTCCTCCTCACCGAGAGACATCTCTGCGACTTGGAATTGATTCTCAACGGAGGTTTCAGTCCTTTGGAAG GGTTTATGAATGAGAAGGACTACAATGG TGTTGTTGAGAACGTTCGTCTCGCCGATGGAAACCTCTTCAGTATCCCCATCACCTTGGATGCTTCCAAGGAGACCATCGACGGTCTTGGGCTCCAGCCCGGTTCTCGTGTGACCTTGAGAGATTTCCGAGATGATCGCAACTTGGCCATCCTGACCATCGATGACATCTACCAACCTGACAA GCAGAAGGAAGCAAAGGAGGTCTTTGGAGGAGACCCTGAGCACCCTGCCGTCAAGTATCTCTACGACCAGACCAATGAGTACTACATTGGAGGAAAAGTTGAGGCCGTCAACAAATTGAACCACTACGACTATGTCGGTCTTCGAT TCACTCCCGCAGAGTTGCGCCTGCACTTCGACAAACTCGGCTGGACCAGAGTTGTCGCATTCCAGACCAG AAACCCCATGCACAGGGCTCACCGTGAATTGACTGTCCGTGCTGCCCGTGCGCGCCAGGCGAACGTTCTTATCCATCCAGTTGTTGGATTGACCAAGCCCGGTGACATTGACCACTTCACCCGAGTGAGAGTTTATGAGGCTCTCCTTCCCCGCTACCCCAACGGAATGGCCGTCCTCGGCTTGCTTCCTCTTGCCATGCGCATGGGTGGCCCAAGAGAAGCCATTTGGCACGCAATCATCCGCAAGAACCACGGTGCTACTCACTTCATTGTCGGTCGTGACCATGCTGGTCCAGGAAAGAACTCCAAGGGTGAAGAGTTCTATGGCCCCTATGATGCCCAGCACGCCGTCGAGAAATACAGACATGAGCTTGGAATCGAAGTTGTTGAATTCCAGCAGCTCACCTACCTTCCCGACACCGATGAATATAAGCCAAGAGACGAGATCCCCGCTGGCGTCAAGACGCTGGATATCAGTGGAACTGAGCTTCGCAAGCGCCTACGCCTTGGTACCCACATCCCCGAGTGGTTCTCCTACCCAGAGGTTGTCAAGGTCCTCCGGGAGTCCAATCCTCCTCGATCGAAACAAGGTTTCACAGTGTTCCTCACTGGTTACCAGAACAGCGGCAAGGCCGCGATTGCCCGTGCCCTCCAGGTGACTCTCAACCAGCAAGGCGGACGCTCcgtctctcttcttctcggCGATACCGTGAGACACGAACTTTCTGCTGAACTCGGCTTCTCCAGAGAGGACCGCCACAAGAACATCCAGCGTATCGCTTTTGTTGCTGCTGAGCTTACCAAGGCCGGTGCTGCCGTCATCGCCGCACCAATTGCTCCTTATGAGGAGAGCAGACAACAAGCTCGCGAGACTATCTCCTCTGCCGGGaccttcttcctcgtccACGTTGCAACCTCGCTCGAGTACGCCGAAAAGACCGATAAGAGAGGTGTCTATGCCCGCGCCAGACGAGGTGAGATCAAGGGTTTCACCGGTGTTGATGACCCATATGAAACCCCCCAGAAGCCGGATATCACCGTCGATATTGAGAAGCAAACCGTGCGCAGCGCCGTCCACGAAATTATCCTGTTGCTCGAGAGCCAGGGATTCTTGGAAAAGGCTTGA